The following DNA comes from bacterium.
CAGAGCAGGTCGGTCCCCTTCTGGGTCTTGGGAAAGGCGATGACGTCGCGAATCGAGTCTTCGCCCGTCAAGAGCATGATGATCCGGTCGAGCCCGAAGGCGAGGCCCCCATGAGGCGGGGCGCCGTACGAGAGGGCCTCCAGGAGAAATCCGAAACGCTCCTGCGCCTCTTCACGGCTGATCTTCAAGATATCGAACACCTTCGACTGGATATCCTCCCGGTGGATACGGATCGATCCCCCGCCGATCTCATTGCCGTTGAGCACGAGATCGTAAGCGAAGGCCTTCGCCTTTTCCGGCGCGGTGTCGATCAACGGCAGGTCTTGGGTGCGCGGGCTGGTGAACGGGTGGTGCACCGCCGCCAGCCGCTTTTCGGCGACATCGTAGGCGAACATGGGGAAATCGACGACCCAGACGAAGCCCAGTTTGTCTTTTGGAATGACGTCCAGCATGGCCCCGAGTTTTTCCCGGAGATTGCCCAGGGCGGCGTTGACGACGTCGGCCTTGTCGGCGCCGAAGAGGATCAGGTCGCCGGACTGGATGCCCAGCTTGTCCGAAAGGTCCTTCTTTTCCTGCTCCGAGAAGAATTTCACGATCGGCGATTGCCAACCTTCGGCCTGGACCTTGATCCAGGCCAGTCCCTTGGCCCCGTAGATCTTCACGAATTCGGCCAGCTGATCGAGCTCGGCGCGCGAGAAATCCCGTTTGGCCGTCGCCTGGTCGATCTTGATCGCCTTGACGATGCCGCCCTTGGCGACGGCGTCCTTGAAGACCTTGAACTCGGAATTCCGGAAGACATCGGTGATGTCCTGTAGCTCAAGGCCGAAGCGCGTATCCGGGGCGTCCAGGCCGTAGCGGGCCATGGCTTCGTCATAGCTCATGCGCGGAAACGGGATGGTCAGCTTTCCGCCGTTCGCCGTTTCCCATATCTTCGCGATCAAGCCTTCCATCATTGCGATGACGTCGTCCGGCGTCACGAAGCTCATCTCCAGGTCGATCTGGGTGAATTCAGGCTGGCGGTCGGCGCGGAGGTCCTCGTCGCGGAAGCAGCGGACGATCTGGAAGTAGCGCTCAAAACCCGAGACCATCAGGAGCTGCTTGAAAAGCTGTGGCGATTGCGGGAGGGCGTAGAACTTTCCGGGATAGAGACGGGCCGGAACGAGAAAATCCCGCGCTCCTTCCGGCGTGCTCTTCGTCAAGTAGGGCGTCTCGATCTCCAGAAATCCATTCTCGGAAAGATACGTGCGCGTCGCCTGCATGACCTTGTGACGGAGAATGAAGTTTTTTTGGAGCACCGGGCGGCGCAGGTCGAGGTAACGGTACCGGAGGCGGAGGTCCTCGCCGGTGTCGACGTCGTCCTCGATCATGAAGGGCGGCGTCTTGGAGCGGTTGAGGACCTCAAATTCGGAGACCTTCACTTCGATCTCGCCGGTGGCAAGCCTGGGGTTCACCGTCCCCTGGGGCCGGTCGGAGACCTTGCCCTTGACGGCCAGGACCCATTCGGAGCGCAGCTCCTTGGCCAGCTCATGGACCTTGGGGTCGATTTCCGGATTAAAGACGATCTGCGTGAGCCCGTCGCGGTCACGGAGGTCGACGAAGAGGAGTCCGCCGTGGTCGCGCCGGGAGGCGACCCAGCCGGCCAGGACGACCTCGCGGCCGACGTCGGGCTTCTTGAGTCGGCCGCAGGAATGAGTGCGTTTGAAAGACATTTTTCTCGCCCTTGTGAAGGCGCGAATGTCCCCGAATCGATGGGCTAAGTCAAGAAATCCGGCCTACTTTGGGGCCGGGGGGGCCGGAGGCGTCCAAGCGGGCGCCGGGGCGGGGGCCGCCGCGGGTGCGGGTGCAGGCGCCGGGGCCGCCGGAGCGGGCGCCGGGGCCGGTGCAGGTGCCGGAGCAGGTGCCGGAGCCGGTGGCGGCGGTGGTGGTGGCGGAGGGGGTGGAGGTGCCGGGGCCGGCGGCGGAGGTGGCGGAGTCGGGGCGGGCGCGGACCGGGCCGCCGCTCCCTCCATGAGATGGAACTCCACACGGCGATTCCTCTCCTGTCCCTCCGCGGTAACGCTGCTGGCGACCGGGTAGCGGTCGCCCATCCCCACCGATTGCAGCCGGTCCGCCGAAACGCCGTTCGCGGTCAGGATGTCGCGGACCTTGTCGGCGCGTTTTTGCGAGAGCTCCAGGTTGGGCTGGTCGTAGCCGATCGTGTCCGTATGCCCCTCAATCCGGACCATGAGCTCCGGGCGTCTTTCCAAGACGCTTGCCAGTTGCCTGAGGATGGACATGGACTGGGGGGTTGGAGAGGAGCTGTTGCTGCCGAAGCTGATCTTGGGGGTGGAGATGCGTTTATTCGCCAGGTCGACCTTGACCGAACCGGTGCCGGCGGTGGACCCCATCCAGCCACTGCTTCGCCGGGGGCGGTTTGATTCCGACCCCATGGTCTGCCACTCGCCCTCCTCGCTGCCGCCGCCGTTCGTGGTCGTCGTGACGGGCGTCGGCTCCGGCTCACTGGGGGCTGGAGCGGCCTTGGGTGCTCTACGGCCCCTGTATTCGGGGTCGGAACCGATCGTCGACTGAATCTCTTCGTCGATCTCATCGGCCATGGCGGACGGAAGGGTGATGGTCTGGTAGGCCGCCAGAAGGCCGGCCAAGACCGAGACCGACAGAATAAGAAGACGTTTCATCATGGGGGAAATTGTCCGCGAAAAGACCCCCCAAGTCAAGTTTTGGATTTAATTCAGGTTTTCTTGATGCGGTGCATTAAGTCGCCAAGGGGAACGCTGTCCTGCTCTCCCGAGACCATGTCCCGGAGCCCCGCCTTCCTCTTCGCCAGCTCATCGGGACCCAAAAAAACGACGTACCGGCAGCCCAACTTGTCGGCCCTCCGCATTTGGGATTTGAGGCTCTTGCCCTCGTAGTCCAGGTCGACCGGGACATCCGCCAAGCGGAGCTGGGAGGCCAGTTTCATCGCCTCCCCATAGGACTTGTCCCCCATGACGGCCAGAAAGACCCCATGTCTCTCCGGATCGGTGGCGGTCTTGCGCTGCTCCCTGAGGATGTCCACCAGACGCTCGATCCCGACGGCGAAACCGAATCCGGCCACGTTCGGCCCACCCAAGAGACGGACCAGGCCGTCATAACGCCCGCCGCCGGCGACGGCGTTTTGGGCCCCCAAGGCCGTTGACGTGAACTCGAAGGTCGTCTTCAAATAGTAATCCAGGCCCCGGACGATCTTCGGGTTCACCTTGTAGGTGCTCCCGAGAAGACCCAGGGTCTCCAGGACGGTATCAAAGTCCTTTTCGCAGACCTCGCAAAGATGGTCTTGAATGGACGGTCCCTCGTCGGCGACCTTCCGGCAGCCCTCCTCCTTGCAATCCAAGACGCGGAGGGGATTCCTCTCCATCCGCCGTTTGCAGTCGCCGCAGAGCCTGTCCTCGTTCTTGCGCAGGTGGTCGAAGAACGCGCGCATGTAATTCGGACGGCACATGGGACAGCCCAGGGAGTTGATTTCCAGCTCGCAGTCTTTGAGGCCCAATTCCTTCAGATAGAGGTCCAGCATGTTGATGACCTCGGCGTCCAGCCTCGGGCTCGGGATGCCGAAGACCTCCACGCCTAACTGGTAGAACTGCCGGAAGCGGCCCTTTTGCGGGCGCTCGTATCGGTACATCGGACCCATGTAGTAGAAGCGCGCGATGGGGTCGTCCGCATGGAGTTTGTGCTCGACATAGGCGCGCACGATGGAGGCCGTGCCCTCCGGGCGGAGGGAGACCCATTTGGCGTTCCGGTCCTGAAAGACGTACATCTCCTTTTCGACGATGTTGGTCGTGTCCCCGATGGAGCGCGTGAAGAGGGACATGTCCTCCAGCACGGGGGTGCGGATCTCTTCGTAGCGGTAGCGCGCGAATAGTTTGCGCGCCTTGCGCTCCACCTCCTGCCAGAGGGCGATTTCCGGGGGCAAGAGGTCGTTCATTCCGCGAAGGGCATGGATGGACATGGCGGTCTCCTGTAGCAAGCGGGGGTCACAGAAATCTAGTCAGAAAGTGTCCAATCAGGTAAAAGAGGGGGATTTCGTGAAACGCACTCCGCACATTCTTCTCATGGCCGCCGCTCTTCTCTCGTTTGGGTCCGTGGGCTGTTCCGTTTTCCAGGAAGACGGCGGAGGCGTGACGAAAGGCGAGAGGGACGTCTCGGGCAAGCTCTCCGTCGCCTTGGGGGGCTCGGCGCCGGGCCTTGAGACCATCGTCATCGACGAGCCCTTCACGGCCCTTGAGTTCGAGAACAACGACCCGGACCTCTTCGACCTCCGGGTGGATGGGAATTCCGCGCGCATCCTCCCGCGCGCGTCGGGGATCGGCTATGTGACGCCGGTGGTGAACGGCCGGGCGCGCGATCCCATCGAGATTACCATCCCGCCGCAAAGGCTCATCCAAATCCTGATCGGCGAGGCGCGCGGGGAGCTTGTCCGCGAGGCGACGACCGAACCCGTGGCAGGCGGAGAGGTCGTCACCCCCGGCAGCGTCAGCGTGACGGGAGACGCCGTGGCAGCCACCATCCGGAATCGAATCAACACGATCAACGACGGGGGGAGGCCTTCGCTCTTTCTGGCCGACGCCACGGACTACGAAAGCGACCCTCCCCTTTCGTATTACGACGCGGTCATCGAGGCGACCAACGGCTCGGTCTACCAGTTCTCTCCGGTCCAACCGGGCGATCCGTCGCATTCCGTTTATCTGGACGCCGAGGCGCGGGAAGATGTGGACGAGGAGCTGCTCATCGCCTATGATCAGGCCGCCTTGACGGCGGCTGCGGTCTTCAACGGGGAGACCGAAGACCCGACCGGCGGGGCATTCGCGTTCTACTCGCCGACACCCACTCAGGCGGCCCTGATCCAAGACGCGTTGGCGACTGGGGTTAAGGACCTGCCCGCGGGGTGCGGGACGTCGGACGCGAATTTTCCGGCCTTGGCCCCGGTGCAGGTGCTCCTCCTGAAAGACGTCGCGCCGTCCACTGCGGGTCAGGACATTCCGTCGTTCGTATTCGTGAGGTCGCGGGCCGATTTCGAGCCTGCGGTCGTTTTGGAATGAAATAAAAAAGGGAGGTTTGAATGAGATCGTTCGTCGCCACCGCCACCGTCATCGCCCTCGCGTTTCTCGCGGTCAGCCCCGTCACGTCCGCCGCCTTTTCGGACGGTTTCAAGAAGACGATGACCGACGTCCAGACCAAGATCATGCTCAACAACCAGAAATTCACGCCGGCCGACGTCAAGGCGTGGTGGGAGGCCTACGACAAGGAAATCATCGCCCTCCTCTCGGGTTACACCGGCGACAAGTCGCTCATGATGGAGGAAATGAACAAACAGGCGGCCCCCGTCGAACTCATGGTGACGGAAAGGAAGGGGACCGAGATCGAGGACATCGAACTGGGCAAGGTAAGCGTGCAACTCTACCAGATCGACGGCAAGACCTGGCTCGCGGTCTTGAACAACAAGATGTTCGCCGGGTCCACTCCCCTCCCCTTCAGCACCGTCCGTTTCTATCAGCAGTCGGGCGGCACTTATCAGCGCGTGGCGGCCCTGGACGAGGTCAGCGGTCCCTGGGACAAGGACAAGCTCCAGTTCGGCACGGTCCAATACCAGCCCATCGGCAAGAAGAAGGGCGCCCTCCAGTTTGCGACGTATCACATCTGGCCGACGAAGTCCGGCGACAAGCCCAACCGCTCGGAGATCATTTGGCAATACTTCAAGGACCAGCCCAAGGCGGTTCTGATCGTTCCGGAAGTGGATTGGCACAAGAACGCGGACGGATCGATCGCCGAAGGCCGCGGCGAGGCTTATGAAGTCCCCTGATCGGATGTAGGGGCGAACCTGGTGTTCGCCCTTCACGATCATTTTTTGACCGGTGGCATCTTGTTCAAGTCCACCATCTCGGTCTTCTCGAAATCCTGGCGGAACTTCGGGGCGACTTGCTTGACCTCCAGGCCGGCGTTTTTGCGGATCTCCTCCAGGTCGTTCAGGTAGTCCTGGTCGTCGCCGAATTCCTGCAGGATGCGGCTGTAGACGCGCGCGGTCCGCTCGGCGTCCTTCCGTTCCAGGGTCATCGCGTAGAGCTCCTTGAACTTCCGGCGCGAGGCGTCCACCTGGCGGTCCTCCAGGAGGGCCTCGGCCCAGAGCTCGTTCACTTCCAGGTTTTTCTTCACCTCGGGCGGGGCAGTGTCGATCTTGCGGAGGGCCTTTTTGAACTCACGCTTTTCGAAGTAGATCCGGCAGAGCTTGATCAGCATGTCCAGGTTGTCCGGCCGGTAGTAGAGCATTTTTTCAAAGACCTCGACCAAGCCGTCGCGGTCGCGCTTGGACGAGAGAATCTCCGCGGCTCGCTCATACTCGCGGATGGACTGGTCGGTCTGCCCTTCCGCCTGCATGAGCTCCGCGAGACGGATGCGGCCCGTGGTGTTGGAAGGGTCGACGTCGACGATCTTTTTGCGGATCTCCATCGCCTCCTTCAGCAGGCCCTTGTTGTCGTAATAGGTGGCGACGATGTAATACTGATTGAGCGCGTCGGTATCGAGCCCCACCTTGTGGTAGAGCTGGCCCAACTTCTCGTTCACCTCGATCATGGTGGGGGCCAGCTTGAGGATCGTCTTGTAGACGGCGATGGCCTTGAGATGGAAGTTGTCGGACGCGTACTGATCGGCGACTTCGCGGTACGTCTTGATGGCGTTTGGGACGTCCTTGGCGCGGGCGTAGATGTCCGCGATCTTGAGCTTGGCCCGCATTTCGGACGGGTCTTCCGCGATCAGCTTCTGGAACTCCTTGATGGCCTTGTCGTACTTGCCCGCCTTGAAGAATCTCTCGGCGGCTTCGATGATCTTTTCTTTATTGGACATTTTAGTAGGGGGAGATAACCGCTCTCCCCCTAGACCCCCATCTGTATTATCACTGCTTCATCGTTCACGACGGAAGGGAACCTTCCTTCGTTCACCGTCGCTTCTTGCCACCGCGCGTTAGAGCCATGGCCCCTTTCAATCCTAGCAGATAACTCTCTTTTCCGAAACCGAAGACCACGCCCGCGGCGACGGGCGAGACGAAGGACTCCTTGCGGAAGCTCTCGCGGGCATGGATGTTGGAGAGGTGGACTTCGACGGTGGGGACGCTCACCGCGGCGATCGCGTCGCGGATCGCCACGCTCGTGTGGGTGAAGGCGGCGGGATTGATGACGATCGCGGCGTACTTCCCGTCCGCCTCCTGGATCCTCGTGACGATTTCTCCCTCGTGGTTCGA
Coding sequences within:
- the aspS gene encoding aspartate--tRNA ligase, whose protein sequence is MSFKRTHSCGRLKKPDVGREVVLAGWVASRRDHGGLLFVDLRDRDGLTQIVFNPEIDPKVHELAKELRSEWVLAVKGKVSDRPQGTVNPRLATGEIEVKVSEFEVLNRSKTPPFMIEDDVDTGEDLRLRYRYLDLRRPVLQKNFILRHKVMQATRTYLSENGFLEIETPYLTKSTPEGARDFLVPARLYPGKFYALPQSPQLFKQLLMVSGFERYFQIVRCFRDEDLRADRQPEFTQIDLEMSFVTPDDVIAMMEGLIAKIWETANGGKLTIPFPRMSYDEAMARYGLDAPDTRFGLELQDITDVFRNSEFKVFKDAVAKGGIVKAIKIDQATAKRDFSRAELDQLAEFVKIYGAKGLAWIKVQAEGWQSPIVKFFSEQEKKDLSDKLGIQSGDLILFGADKADVVNAALGNLREKLGAMLDVIPKDKLGFVWVVDFPMFAYDVAEKRLAAVHHPFTSPRTQDLPLIDTAPEKAKAFAYDLVLNGNEIGGGSIRIHREDIQSKVFDILKISREEAQERFGFLLEALSYGAPPHGGLAFGLDRIIMLLTGEDSIRDVIAFPKTQKGTDLLCDAPSTVRPEQLKELGLKVAGPAGSPQTPHADPANPIKVP
- a CDS encoding OmpA family protein; the protein is MKRLLILSVSVLAGLLAAYQTITLPSAMADEIDEEIQSTIGSDPEYRGRRAPKAAPAPSEPEPTPVTTTTNGGGSEEGEWQTMGSESNRPRRSSGWMGSTAGTGSVKVDLANKRISTPKISFGSNSSSPTPQSMSILRQLASVLERRPELMVRIEGHTDTIGYDQPNLELSQKRADKVRDILTANGVSADRLQSVGMGDRYPVASSVTAEGQERNRRVEFHLMEGAAARSAPAPTPPPPPPAPAPPPPPPPPPPPPAPAPAPAPAPAPAPAPAAPAPAPAPAAAPAPAPAWTPPAPPAPK
- the hisS gene encoding histidine--tRNA ligase, yielding MSIHALRGMNDLLPPEIALWQEVERKARKLFARYRYEEIRTPVLEDMSLFTRSIGDTTNIVEKEMYVFQDRNAKWVSLRPEGTASIVRAYVEHKLHADDPIARFYYMGPMYRYERPQKGRFRQFYQLGVEVFGIPSPRLDAEVINMLDLYLKELGLKDCELEINSLGCPMCRPNYMRAFFDHLRKNEDRLCGDCKRRMERNPLRVLDCKEEGCRKVADEGPSIQDHLCEVCEKDFDTVLETLGLLGSTYKVNPKIVRGLDYYLKTTFEFTSTALGAQNAVAGGGRYDGLVRLLGGPNVAGFGFAVGIERLVDILREQRKTATDPERHGVFLAVMGDKSYGEAMKLASQLRLADVPVDLDYEGKSLKSQMRRADKLGCRYVVFLGPDELAKRKAGLRDMVSGEQDSVPLGDLMHRIKKT
- a CDS encoding tetratricopeptide repeat protein produces the protein MSNKEKIIEAAERFFKAGKYDKAIKEFQKLIAEDPSEMRAKLKIADIYARAKDVPNAIKTYREVADQYASDNFHLKAIAVYKTILKLAPTMIEVNEKLGQLYHKVGLDTDALNQYYIVATYYDNKGLLKEAMEIRKKIVDVDPSNTTGRIRLAELMQAEGQTDQSIREYERAAEILSSKRDRDGLVEVFEKMLYYRPDNLDMLIKLCRIYFEKREFKKALRKIDTAPPEVKKNLEVNELWAEALLEDRQVDASRRKFKELYAMTLERKDAERTARVYSRILQEFGDDQDYLNDLEEIRKNAGLEVKQVAPKFRQDFEKTEMVDLNKMPPVKK
- the aroQ gene encoding type II 3-dehydroquinate dehydratase, coding for MKPKKILVIHGPNLNLLGKRERSVYGGATLKEIEKEMVKLAASEKAALDFFQSNHEGEIVTRIQEADGKYAAIVINPAAFTHTSVAIRDAIAAVSVPTVEVHLSNIHARESFRKESFVSPVAAGVVFGFGKESYLLGLKGAMALTRGGKKRR